CGGCGACATCAAGACGGTCACCATCGCAACGGGGGAGACGTTTCAGGCGCGCTCCATCATCCTGTCCACCGGTTCGGCCTACCGCGAGCTCGGTCTTCCGAACGAGAAGCGCCTGTCAGGCCACGGCGTGAGCTGGTGCGCAACCTGCGACGGTTTCTTTTTCAAGGACCAGGACATTGCCGTTATCGGCGGTGGCGACTCGGCCATGGAGGAGGCACTGTTCCTCACCAAGTTCGCTAAGACAGTAACCGTTGTACACCGCCGGGATACCCTCAAGGCGTCCAAGATCATGGGTGACCGCGCCCAGGCGCACGAGAAGATCAATTTCGTCTGGAACACGGCCGTCGAAGATGTTCTTGGCGGAGACAAAGTCACCGGGCTGAAGCTGAAGAATCTCGTGGACGGCACCGAGTCCGAGCTCGCCGTCACGGGCGTGTTCGTGGCCATCGGTAACGATCCACGAACTGACCTCATCAAGGACAAGCTGGACCTTACGGCAGAGGGAACCATCGCCGTCGAGGGCCGCAGTTCCAGGACCAGTGCCAGGGGCGTCTTCGCCGCGGGCGACGTCGTGGATCCCACGTACCGCCAGGCGATCACCGCCTCCGGTTCGGGCTGTGTTGCAGCCATCGATGTAGAGCACTACCTCGCAGACTTCCACGCCTAATCAGCGCACTATTGATCCGAAGGGAAACATCAAGGTAATGAGCAACGCAAAAGACGTAACGGACGCAAGTTTCAGCACGGATGTACTGTCGGCCGACAAGCCGGTCATCGTGGACTTCTGGGCCGAATGGTGCGGTCCCTGCCGCAAGCTCGGTCCTATTCTGGACGAGATCTCGGTTGAGTACAGTGAGAAGGTGAATGTGGTCAAGGTGAACGTTGACGACAACCCCGCCATCGCAGCCGAGTACGGCATCACGTCCATTCCTGCCGTATACCTCTTCCAGGGTGGCGAGGTGAAGAGCACCGTCATCGGCGCCAAGCCGAAGCAGTTCTTCGAGAAGGAATTCGCTGACGTCCTGTCCTAGCATTCGACCGGCCTGGGGCGGACTTCCCGACTCGAGTGAGTTTTGAACTACGCTTGCTGAACTAATGCGGGCGTCTTCGCAAGGAGCGGTGGCCATCACTTACTCAAGTGGTGGCCACCGCTTTCTTGTCGCCGCACCGGACTATCCCGACGCTCGTCTTACCCGCACCGATTGTTGTGTCCGGAGTTCTTGTTGTGTCCGCAGCTTTGCGGTGGAGCCGACCCGTGTCTGTTGGCCGTGGTCGTTCCTCGGCGCCGCTGGATCTGCAGCTGCAGAACCCTCCCGGGGGAGGGTCGGGGTTTTGATGTGGCGTTCCATTGTCAGCGATACGTCATAATGCCGAGATAGCGGCATCACAGCTCGATCGTGATGCATCCCCAACCGTTATTAGTTGTTCACCGTTCTAGCCTTCCGCAGGAGCCGCTGAGAAGAAGCAGCTGTCTGGCCCTTACCAGGAGTAGGGCTACATCGGCCAAAATCGCGATGCTAGTCCCTTTCTGATTTTGGGCAGTCCGTCGGCACTGGTTCACCGGAGTTGAATCCCGTCGCACCTTGTCCCGACCGGAGACGCATTTCGCCTGGCTCCTTAGGGTCTGGACGCTCGGGAGTGGCCTGCTGCTAAAACCGAGTGGGCGCAATCGAACGCATCACCTGCCTGCCGCTATCCTTCATTTTCCTACGGATGTTTCACGTGAAACACATACGGCTGTTGCTGCGATCGACAAGCGAAACGCTATTTGCGTTCCTATCTCGCACAACCACCGCTCTCCGCCGCCACGTGTGCCTATTGCACCACGTGCCCCGCCTCACCTCGCGGAGTGCAGGCAAGGACAAACTTCCCGGAACTCGCTCACCGTCAGACGAGCGAACAGGCGCCTGTTTCACGTGAAACCGTAGCGACAACCGGCCATCCTTTCGCGAACGACCTCTTGGCATACCAGCCAGGCGGGACTGCAACTTCCGACTACCATTCCGGCGGGAAGTGCTGGGCACTGTGCCTAACTGATCGACAGTCCGGCTCGTCAGGGACGTTGCTCTATGCCGTCTGCACAGAGGAGTGCTCACGCCTCACTCCAAAAGTGAGCCCGGCCCGTCGGGTACTCCCGTGAGCCCGGTAGAAAATGGTCACTGTCGCCCCTTTCATGTCAGCACAACGAACCATGCCGCAGACCAGCGCGGACCGGAGCCTGGGAGGCGCCGATCGGCGCTGGAGTGAGGCCTGTCAGCAGGCCTGCCGCGGACCGATTTGACCGCTGTGGGGTTGCGCAAGGAATACAGACTGCAACCCGACGCATCCACTGGCAGTATCCACGGCCGCCTGGGCCGCCGATGATGACCGGCCAGGTGCAGATCCGGTGCCGATTCAGCCGGGTGCAGGAACCACCTACAGCCCGGTTTGCTCCGGTAACATCCGCAAATCCATGTCATCAGCCCC
This genomic window from Arthrobacter sp. 24S4-2 contains:
- the trxB gene encoding thioredoxin-disulfide reductase, which codes for MSNAENTASQVRDVIIVGSGPAGYTAAVYTARANLKPLLLAGSVTAGGELMNTTDVENYPGFPEGIMGPDLMENFEKQAARFGTEIQFEDVTALDLDGDIKTVTIATGETFQARSIILSTGSAYRELGLPNEKRLSGHGVSWCATCDGFFFKDQDIAVIGGGDSAMEEALFLTKFAKTVTVVHRRDTLKASKIMGDRAQAHEKINFVWNTAVEDVLGGDKVTGLKLKNLVDGTESELAVTGVFVAIGNDPRTDLIKDKLDLTAEGTIAVEGRSSRTSARGVFAAGDVVDPTYRQAITASGSGCVAAIDVEHYLADFHA
- the trxA gene encoding thioredoxin, which encodes MSNAKDVTDASFSTDVLSADKPVIVDFWAEWCGPCRKLGPILDEISVEYSEKVNVVKVNVDDNPAIAAEYGITSIPAVYLFQGGEVKSTVIGAKPKQFFEKEFADVLS